A region of the Pseudomonas sp. A34-9 genome:
TAGGCGTTGGTTTGAACATAGGAAACATACTCGTGGCAAGTTGAGTTGAAGCTGCCACTTTTCGTTTTCCAGACGATAGGGTGGCAGCTGTACGCGGACTGGAAAAAACCGGCCCAACTCACCAAAACCGGCAGGCCCAAGGGCCTCCCGCGCACAGCCGCCATAACATTGCGAGCTAAAAAGCGCCGCAGTATGCCATGAGCTTTGGTAGTTGAAATCGGGTTTTCCAGACCCGGTCGCTGATTCGTCAGCGACCCCCAAACCCTATCCACCGCACTTCCGACGAGCAACCTGCAAAACCTGTCGGAAACTTCCGCGAAATTCCCGCAATGTAGGAGCTGCCGTAGGCTGCGATCTGTTGATTTTTAAACAGCAAGATCAAAAGATCGCAGCCTGCGGCAGCTCCTACGGGTTTCGGGGGGTGTTGAAAATCAGTTGGCGACGCGCGCGCCGGCGAGGCTGCCGCTTAATTCGTAAGCGGCCAATTCGGCCTGATGCGCTGCGAGAATTTCCGGCAACGACCCGCGCAGATACTCAACCCACGTCTTGATCTTCGCATCCAGATATTGCCGCGACGGGTAGATCGCATACAGGTTCAGCTCTTGCGAGCGGTAGTTCGGCATGACCCGCACCAGTGTGCCGTTACGCAAGCCCTCGATCGCCGCATACACCGGCAACACGCCCACGCCCATGCCGCTGGTGATCGCGGTTTTCATCGCGTCGGCGGAGTTGACCAGAAAAGGCGAGCTGTTGATGGTGACCATTTCCTGGCCTTCCGGACCGTCGAAGGCCCATTTTTCCAGGGGGATCACCGGGCTGACCAGGCGCAGGCAGGCATGGTTGAGCAGGTCGCTGGGCTTTTGCGCGGCGCCGTTGGCTTTCACGTAGGCGGGTGAAGCGCAGACTATGCTGTAGGTGATGCCCAGCCGTTGCGAAACAAAGCCTGAATCCGGCAGTTCGCTGGCGAGCACGATGGACACGTCGTAGCCCTCGTCGAGCAGGTCCGGCACGCGGTTGGCCAGGGTCAGATCGAAAGTCACGTCCGGGTGGGTCTTGCGGTAGCGGGCAATGGCGTCGATGACGAAGTGCTGGCCGATGCCGGTCATGGTGTGCACTTTCAATTGCCCGGCCGGGCGCGCGTGGGCGTCGCTGGCTTCGGCTTCGGCCTCTTCGACGTAGGCCAGAATCTGTTCGCAGCGCAGCAGGTAGCGTTTGCCCGCTTCGGTGAGGGCAATGCGCCGCGTGGTGCGGTTGAGCAAACGGGTTTGCAGGTGGGCTTCCAGGTTGGAGACCGCGCGCGAGACGTTGGCGGTGGTGGTGTCGAGTTGCACGGCGGCGGCGGTGAAGCTGCCGGCTTCGGCGACACAACTGAAGGCGCGCATGTTTTGCAAAGTGTCCATGGGGTGCTCTCAAGGGAGATGGCAAATTGTGACACGAAGTTTCGGGGGCTGAGACCCCAGACTTAAGGATTATCTCGTTAACCGTAACAAAGATTCACAGAAATCCCAGCTTATCGCCGTACAGGGCCTTCCATAGAATTGCGCCGATCCCATGTAGGAGCTGCCGCAGGCTGCGATCTTTTGATTTTGTTTTAAGGGAATCAAGATCAAAAGCTCGCAGCCTGCGGCAGCTCCTACAGGAAACAAGCCCCGCCTTATCCTCTTCTCAGGAATTCGCAGCTGTGCCGCGTCGCATCAACAGAGCGCTTTTGCCGCTCAGTGTTCTGGCTTTTACCCTGGGTCTTGGCGGCTGCATCTCAACGGACGGAATTGCCCCACAGGGCAACGCATTGGAGGCCAATACACTGGCCACCGACGACGCCATCGCCCACGCCGCCCGTGACGCCCACTGGCCCACCGCGCAATGGTGGCAAGCCTACGGCGATCCGCAACTCAATCGCTGGATCGACCTCGCCGTGCAAGGCAGCCCGAGCATGGCCATGGCCGCTGCGCGGGTGCGTCAGGCCAAAGCCTTGGCCGGTGTCGCCGAGGCGGCCGAGTCGTTGCAGATCAACGGCGAGTCGACGCTCAAACGGCACAACTGGCCGACCGATCAGTTCTACGGTCCGGGCGAGCTGGCCAACACCACCACGTGGGACAACAACGCCGCGCTTGGCTTCAGCTACGCCCTCGATCTCTGGGGCCGCGAAAGCAATGCCAGCGAGCGCGCGGTGGATCTGGCGCACATGAGCGCCGCCGAAGCGCGGCTGGCGCAGCTCGAATTGCAGAACAACATCGTGCGCGCCTATATCGAACTGTCGCTGCATTACGCCCAACGCGACATCGTTGCCGCGACGCTCAAACAGCAGCAACAGATTCTCGATCTGGCGCAGAAGCGTTTGAACGGCGGGATCGGCACGCACTTTGAAGTCAGCCAGGCCGAAACGCCGCTGCCGGAAACCCATCGTCAGCTCGATGCGCTGGATGAAGAAATCGCCCTGAGTCGCAACCAGATCGCCGCGCTCGCCGGTAAAGGTCCGGGGGCGGGCGCGCAGTTGCAGCGTCCGACCTTGTCCCTCGCTGCCGCACTGAAATTGCCGTCGGCGTTGCCCGCCGAACTTCTTGGTCAGCGCCCTGACGTGGTCGCCAGCCGCTGGCAGGTCGCGGCGCAGGCGCGCGGTATCGATGTGGCGCATGCCGGGTTTTACCCCAACGTCGATCTGGTCGGCAGCCTCGGCTACATGGCTACCGGCGGGGGCGCGCTGGAGTTTTTGACCGGCAAGAAACTCAACTACAACGTCGGCCCGGCAATCTCGCTGCCGATCTTTGACGGTGGTCGACTGCGCGCCGAATTGGGTGAAGCCTCCGCTGGTTACGACATCGCCGTGGCGCATTACAACCAGACACTGGTCAATGCGCTGAAGAACATCTCCGATCAGTTGATCCGTCGTGAGTCGATGGACAAGCAACAAGGCTTCGCTGCCGAGTCGGTCGCCACAGCGCAGAAGACCTATGACATCGCGATGATTGCTTATCAGCGCGGCC
Encoded here:
- a CDS encoding LysR family transcriptional regulator, coding for MDTLQNMRAFSCVAEAGSFTAAAVQLDTTTANVSRAVSNLEAHLQTRLLNRTTRRIALTEAGKRYLLRCEQILAYVEEAEAEASDAHARPAGQLKVHTMTGIGQHFVIDAIARYRKTHPDVTFDLTLANRVPDLLDEGYDVSIVLASELPDSGFVSQRLGITYSIVCASPAYVKANGAAQKPSDLLNHACLRLVSPVIPLEKWAFDGPEGQEMVTINSSPFLVNSADAMKTAITSGMGVGVLPVYAAIEGLRNGTLVRVMPNYRSQELNLYAIYPSRQYLDAKIKTWVEYLRGSLPEILAAHQAELAAYELSGSLAGARVAN
- a CDS encoding efflux transporter outer membrane subunit; protein product: MPRRINRALLPLSVLAFTLGLGGCISTDGIAPQGNALEANTLATDDAIAHAARDAHWPTAQWWQAYGDPQLNRWIDLAVQGSPSMAMAAARVRQAKALAGVAEAAESLQINGESTLKRHNWPTDQFYGPGELANTTTWDNNAALGFSYALDLWGRESNASERAVDLAHMSAAEARLAQLELQNNIVRAYIELSLHYAQRDIVAATLKQQQQILDLAQKRLNGGIGTHFEVSQAETPLPETHRQLDALDEEIALSRNQIAALAGKGPGAGAQLQRPTLSLAAALKLPSALPAELLGQRPDVVASRWQVAAQARGIDVAHAGFYPNVDLVGSLGYMATGGGALEFLTGKKLNYNVGPAISLPIFDGGRLRAELGEASAGYDIAVAHYNQTLVNALKNISDQLIRRESMDKQQGFAAESVATAQKTYDIAMIAYQRGLTDYLNVLNAQTLLFKQQQVQQQVQAARLTAHAELVTALGGGLGAGNDVPTAEQTQAPKTPALLR